One genomic segment of Erysipelotrichaceae bacterium 66202529 includes these proteins:
- a CDS encoding ABC transporter: protein METISKRLSIFLARRGLIAEEEIDVIRYALELILIQTVQIVSTLVLGYFLQFFWETVLYLCMLLFLKRYTGGYHAKTYWHCYLITMMIYLLVLLCIEYLDIYSLLIFLPVGLGIFIYFGPCLKYTTMLERKKQQVHLKLSLALCLALLILFLGMHEFRYTIEIAAILFFTAVMMLPVFWKHSNIV from the coding sequence ATGGAAACAATAAGTAAAAGGCTTAGCATTTTTCTTGCGCGGCGCGGTTTGATTGCGGAGGAAGAGATTGATGTTATCCGTTATGCTCTGGAACTTATTCTAATACAGACAGTACAAATCGTCAGCACGCTTGTACTGGGATACTTCCTGCAGTTTTTTTGGGAAACGGTTTTGTACCTTTGTATGCTGCTGTTTCTGAAACGCTATACAGGTGGTTATCATGCAAAAACGTATTGGCACTGTTATCTGATAACAATGATGATCTATCTGCTTGTTCTGTTGTGTATAGAGTATCTCGACATCTACAGTCTGTTAATTTTTCTTCCGGTTGGACTTGGTATTTTTATTTATTTTGGGCCATGCCTGAAATATACAACCATGCTGGAACGGAAAAAGCAGCAGGTACATTTGAAGCTTTCTCTGGCGCTGTGTCTCGCTTTGCTGATACTGTTTCTGGGTATGCATGAATTTCGCTATACCATAGAAATAGCAGCCATTCTGTTTTTTACCGCAGTGATGATGCTGCCGGTATTCTGGAAGCACTCAAATATAGTGTAG
- a CDS encoding GHKL domain-containing protein, translating to MNEFMEYVYCLMYVGGITYSIKRVNSNVRWNARAVSMMLVYSLINMILTNSIDVSNIIFMLANMFSIIPDYLYVSALCKKFKLLNLFYLMFYTICFITFTDIFMNVHIHLFNGSFDATFVPGMLRFISIVFANGCAMLAFQIPVYLYRKFFVVLTKKQLIPFVFLQIFSMIVLIMYMRELEAYPKDITIFLVFLLLVVQTFTVDFIFVRFWQLAQEKSEIELTELSRNIQNQYMHDLREEQEKNRELRHDMRNHIEILESIHQDHDYLIYLDRVRKDVDELGQHIKTGNMFLDACLNTKINSNGDIHFEVSAFVNDEMGIDDKDMCALVFNLLDNAIDAARSSKEKQIYIKLMMHNDSLIIEVTNSTAQAPDFHSKKGEDHGYGIKIIERIAAKYDGMVKYDYDEQNGTVSAHCLLPLPK from the coding sequence ATGAATGAATTTATGGAGTATGTGTATTGTTTGATGTATGTTGGTGGTATTACCTATTCAATAAAACGTGTGAACAGTAATGTGAGATGGAATGCAAGAGCTGTTAGTATGATGCTTGTGTATAGTCTTATAAACATGATTTTAACGAATAGCATCGATGTTTCAAACATAATCTTTATGCTTGCAAATATGTTTTCGATTATTCCGGATTATTTATATGTGAGTGCTTTGTGTAAAAAGTTTAAGCTTCTTAATTTATTTTATTTAATGTTTTATACAATATGCTTTATCACATTTACTGATATTTTTATGAATGTGCATATTCACTTATTCAACGGATCATTTGATGCGACCTTCGTACCGGGAATGCTTCGTTTTATATCCATCGTATTCGCAAATGGCTGTGCTATGCTTGCCTTTCAAATACCGGTTTATCTATATCGGAAGTTCTTTGTGGTTCTTACAAAAAAACAGCTGATACCTTTTGTTTTTCTACAGATTTTTTCCATGATTGTGCTTATCATGTACATGAGAGAGCTGGAAGCTTATCCAAAGGATATTACAATATTCCTTGTATTCCTTTTGCTGGTTGTTCAGACATTTACCGTAGATTTTATCTTTGTCCGGTTCTGGCAGCTTGCTCAGGAAAAGAGTGAGATTGAGCTTACAGAGCTATCAAGAAACATCCAGAATCAGTATATGCATGATTTGCGGGAGGAACAGGAAAAAAACAGAGAGCTGCGGCATGATATGAGAAATCATATTGAGATACTGGAGAGTATTCATCAGGATCATGATTATCTGATTTATCTGGATCGTGTAAGAAAGGATGTAGATGAGCTGGGACAGCATATTAAGACAGGGAACATGTTTCTGGATGCATGCTTGAATACGAAAATAAATTCCAATGGAGATATACATTTTGAAGTCAGTGCATTTGTGAATGATGAGATGGGAATTGATGATAAGGATATGTGCGCTCTTGTATTCAATTTATTGGATAATGCCATAGATGCCGCAAGATCGAGTAAGGAAAAGCAAATATACATAAAGCTGATGATGCACAACGATTCCCTGATTATTGAGGTTACCAATTCGACTGCACAAGCACCGGATTTCCATTCCAAAAAAGGCGAGGATCACGGATATGGTATAAAAATCATTGAGCGTATTGCCGCAAAATACGATGGTATGGTGAAATACGATTATGATGAACAAAACGGTACCGTTAGTGCACACTGTCTGTTGCCTCTTCCAAAATAA
- a CDS encoding response regulator, whose product MQNVYHIALLDDEPCYTDIIREKIEAFGLEEQLFIDTYNTVHDFLRSKHIYDILLLDIEMPGMDGIHLAKYISNERTLVIYVTNYADRMEDAFGINVFRYVLKSKIDDKLKKTLQDAFEFLQENADFKIRTDGGYEMLAQKDIIYMEYFAKDIYAYTKDREYIFRLYSMERMMNALNNRFVQINRSNIVNIEYVRSVRGFELQLKDCDKMLKISRRRKNVIMDALFQMTEKL is encoded by the coding sequence ATGCAGAACGTTTACCATATAGCATTACTGGATGATGAACCATGTTATACAGATATAATACGTGAGAAAATAGAAGCGTTCGGATTAGAAGAACAGCTTTTCATTGATACCTATAATACTGTACATGACTTTTTGAGAAGTAAACATATTTATGACATACTTTTGCTGGATATCGAAATGCCGGGTATGGATGGGATTCATCTTGCTAAGTATATCTCCAATGAGCGTACACTGGTGATTTATGTTACCAATTATGCAGACCGTATGGAGGATGCGTTTGGAATTAACGTATTTCGATATGTTCTCAAATCCAAAATTGATGATAAGCTGAAGAAAACACTGCAGGATGCCTTTGAGTTTTTACAGGAAAATGCTGATTTCAAGATTCGTACGGATGGCGGCTATGAGATGCTTGCACAAAAGGATATCATTTATATGGAATATTTTGCAAAGGATATTTATGCATATACAAAGGATCGGGAATATATTTTCCGTCTATATTCCATGGAACGGATGATGAATGCATTAAATAATCGCTTCGTGCAGATCAATCGTTCCAATATCGTGAATATTGAATATGTACGTTCTGTCAGGGGCTTTGAATTACAGCTAAAGGACTGTGATAAGATGCTGAAAATCAGCAGACGGCGTAAAAACGTAATTATGGACGCTTTATTTCAAATGACGGAAAAATTATAA